The following is a genomic window from Nitrospira sp..
GGGGAAGGAAGACCTGTGGTCGTTGTTGCGCTGTTGGTGGTATTGCTGATGTTGCCGAGCACAGGACAGGCCTACGACGAGACGAAGTCGAAGGTGCCGACCTTGACGGTAACCGGCGCCGGCCAACTGGAGATCGTGCCGGATACGGCCTTCGTGACATTCGGCATGGAGACGGCCGGTAAGTCACTCGCGGAGGCGGAGCGGCGCAACAATGTCGTGATGAAGAAGGTGACGGAGCGGCTCCTGGAGTTGCACATCCCGAAGGAGCGCATCCAGACATCGTCCTTTACGGTGTCGCCCCACTATAAACCGCCTCCCAAACAGCTTTCAGGCACTCCACTCATTTCGCCGGAGATCATCGGCTATACCGTGAGCAACACGGTGACGGTGGAACTGTCCGATCCCCAACAGGTCGCTGCCGTGATCGAAGAATCGCTGGCGGCCGGGGCGAATCGCTTCCAGGGCCTGCAGTGGGCCTTGCGCGACGAACAGCAGGCGAAGCTCGAGGCGTTGAAGCAGGCTACGGCCAGGGCGCGCGAGAAAGCGGCGGCGTTGAGCGAGGCGTTGAAGATGAAGCTGTTGCGGCTGGTCAGCGCTGATGAGGGCGGACAGGTGGTCCGTCCGTCGCTCCGTACCGCGCGGTCGATGATGGCGATGGACGCCGGCGGCGAGCCACCGATCTTTTCCGGGGAGATGAAGGTCGAGGCCGTCGTCACGTTGGTCTACGAACTTGCACCCGAGTAATGTCGCTTCCCGTCGATCCCGCTCGCCTGTTCACCGTCCGGCGCTTTCAAGTGGTATGATGAGCGATTCGACGGAAGGCAATATCTTTTCACCATCTGAGAGGGAACCATGATCATGAATCCGGGGCGCGTCATTATCGGCATGGCATTGGGAGTCGTCCTTTTTACAGGAACCGGCCTGGCGGCGGAGCCGACTGAGGTCGAGAAGTTCGTGAACGCCCGTATCGAGATCGGCGAGATGATGACGAATTACTTCAAGGGCGGAGCGCAGGGAGAAATTCAGCGGCCGTCGGCCGAGCAGATGAAGGAGATGAGCGCGGACATCAATACGAAGCTCGGCAAGTTGTTGGCGAAGTATGACTTGACCATCGAGGAATATCGCGGACGCAGCAAGGAGGTCTTTGCCGATGAGGCGGCCGTGAAGGGCTATCTTAACGAGCATCCTGACTTGAAGCAGCGGTATGAGGCGCTCTCGCTGGATCGGATGGGGCGTGGGGGCAGCAGCGGCCGGGGCTATTAGCCGGGATGCTGAAAAGGGCCGCCAGCTTTGTTCTCGCATCGCTGGACAGCCCTTTTGAGTATCCTACAGCGATTCATCGCTTCCGTCGAAAGAGATCAGTGCTGAGCGATTGAATGCGGTCGAGGAAGAGCGTCCCGTTCAAATGGTCCAACTCGTGCTGAAAGGCGAGCGCCTCGAACCCTGAGGCGCTCACCGTGACGGCGCGGCCGTCCGGCGCCGACCCTTCCACGATCACCTGTTCGTAGCGCAGCACGTTGCCCGTGTAGTCCGGTACGCTGAGGCAACCTTCACGGACGAGCTTCCGTCCTTCCTGTGCCAGGATCACCGGGTTCAGCAGCACCACCAATCCATGGCCTTGCTCACCTTTCTTACGTGACACATCCACCACGATGATCCGCAGGGCATGACCGATCTGCGGTGCCGCCAACGCCACGCCGGGGGAGGCGGCGAGGGTGTCGAGCATGTCCTGGATGACGGTCCACACCGTCTGATCCGCCGGGACGACGGTTTCGGCGTTGGATTTGAGTCCCGGATTGGGATAGAGCAGAATCGGACGGATAGCCACGGTCAGAAGGTGACGCTCTCGAGCGGGCGGAAGGTCAGATCGACACCCAGCA
Proteins encoded in this region:
- a CDS encoding Peptide deformylase; its protein translation is MAIRPILLYPNPGLKSNAETVVPADQTVWTVIQDMLDTLAASPGVALAAPQIGHALRIIVVDVSRKKGEQGHGLVVLLNPVILAQEGRKLVREGCLSVPDYTGNVLRYEQVIVEGSAPDGRAVTVSASGFEALAFQHELDHLNGTLFLDRIQSLSTDLFRRKR